One Candidatus Methanoperedens sp. genomic region harbors:
- a CDS encoding prepilin peptidase, with the protein MLIDILKIIFCTPFLIYSCYSDIKTRRVTNKLWLIMLAGGGLFVLNDILTFGIAYIPRLIISAGLIFAFVYILFQFGTFGGADAKSLIVLSIILPAYPEFHALGYAFPLNRPLIPLFAFGIFGNAVLLTIVVPIALAIYNLTKMGLHIDKPFYIFVGYKSRISELANKHIKMIQDFEIVDGNIKFHFKRGGVEINDEKIKELKNGLEKGLIKDEIWVTPGLPFMIPITLGFFVAALYGDLIFELTKYLII; encoded by the coding sequence ATGTTGATAGATATTTTAAAGATAATATTCTGTACACCTTTTTTGATATACTCTTGTTATTCTGATATTAAAACACGCCGCGTCACAAATAAGCTCTGGTTGATAATGCTCGCCGGAGGAGGTCTTTTTGTCCTGAATGACATATTAACATTCGGAATAGCCTATATTCCTCGCTTAATCATTTCAGCCGGATTGATATTCGCCTTCGTATATATTCTTTTTCAATTTGGGACCTTCGGCGGCGCTGACGCCAAATCCCTCATTGTTTTATCAATAATACTTCCTGCCTATCCAGAATTTCATGCCCTCGGATACGCATTCCCATTGAATAGACCTCTCATCCCCCTGTTTGCCTTCGGAATATTCGGAAATGCCGTCCTATTGACTATTGTCGTTCCCATTGCACTGGCCATATACAACCTTACGAAAATGGGGCTGCATATCGATAAGCCCTTTTACATCTTTGTCGGGTACAAAAGTAGAATTTCTGAACTTGCCAACAAGCATATCAAGATGATCCAGGACTTTGAAATCGTCGATGGTAATATCAAGTTCCATTTCAAGCGCGGTGGAGTGGAAATAAATGATGAGAAAATAAAGGAGCTTAAAAACGGTTTAGAAAAAGGCTTGATCAAAGATGAAATATGGGTTACTCCAGGTCTACCTTTCATGATCCCTATAACCCTTGGTTTTTTTGTAGCCGCGCTATATGGCGATCTGATTTTTGAGCTGACCAAATATCTTATTATTTAA
- a CDS encoding cytochrome C: protein MKPIKAIISLLLLSLIVASIAPVMGAANVRSVESKITPKEKLGKQLFFDKDLSTPPGQSCAFCHSSEVGWTGPDEKINAHGAVYPGAVHNLFGNRKPPSSAYGGESPILYFDNNGQTWVGGMFWDSRATGTILGDPLTEQAQGPFLNPLEQNNANARDVCIKVSKSEYAGLFEKVWGKGSLNCVNDVNGTYERIVRSIAAYERSSEVSQFASKYDEYLKTCVDKLGTSKKEACLNGNGDKKTLDPKNKFTDKEWNGLQLFMAPTNNNGIKGPGEGGNCVACHPPPLFTDFTHDNLGVPKNPENPFYKMPDKYNPDGKNFIDYGLGGFLKTYDPAAFEPELGRQKVPTLRNVDKRPYPDFVKAYSHNGYFKSLEEIVHFYNTRDVPGAGWKGVPWPEPEVPDTVNKHELGNLGLTSKDEAAIIAFMKTLTDKTQHGSEEDT from the coding sequence ATGAAACCGATTAAAGCGATTATTTCGCTGTTGTTATTGTCCTTAATTGTGGCTTCAATCGCTCCTGTTATGGGCGCTGCAAATGTAAGGAGTGTAGAATCAAAGATAACGCCTAAAGAAAAGCTTGGAAAACAATTATTTTTTGATAAAGACCTTTCAACGCCACCTGGTCAATCGTGTGCCTTCTGTCATTCCTCTGAGGTAGGATGGACCGGTCCAGATGAAAAGATTAATGCCCATGGAGCGGTTTATCCTGGCGCTGTACATAATCTCTTCGGAAACCGTAAGCCACCTTCTTCTGCATATGGCGGAGAAAGCCCGATCTTATACTTTGACAATAATGGTCAAACGTGGGTTGGCGGCATGTTCTGGGATAGCAGGGCAACTGGTACGATTCTGGGGGATCCTCTCACTGAACAGGCGCAGGGACCTTTCCTGAACCCTCTGGAACAGAACAATGCAAATGCTAGGGATGTTTGCATCAAGGTAAGCAAATCGGAATATGCCGGACTATTTGAAAAGGTTTGGGGGAAAGGTTCTCTGAATTGCGTAAACGATGTGAACGGGACGTACGAGAGGATTGTCAGATCCATCGCAGCATACGAGAGATCAAGCGAAGTGAGCCAGTTTGCTTCCAAGTACGACGAATACCTGAAAACATGCGTTGATAAGCTGGGAACAAGTAAAAAAGAGGCTTGTTTAAATGGAAATGGTGATAAAAAAACCTTAGACCCAAAAAATAAATTTACAGATAAGGAATGGAATGGACTTCAACTTTTTATGGCTCCAACCAATAATAATGGCATTAAAGGGCCTGGAGAAGGAGGTAACTGCGTTGCCTGTCATCCACCACCGTTATTTACAGACTTCACACACGATAACCTGGGGGTGCCAAAGAACCCGGAGAACCCATTCTATAAAATGCCAGATAAATATAATCCGGATGGCAAGAATTTCATAGACTACGGATTGGGAGGATTCCTCAAGACTTATGACCCGGCAGCGTTTGAACCTGAGTTGGGCAGGCAGAAAGTTCCCACCCTCCGCAATGTGGACAAAAGACCCTATCCGGATTTCGTGAAAGCTTACTCGCACAATGGCTACTTCAAGTCTCTTGAAGAAATTGTACATTTCTATAATACAAGAGATGTACCAGGGGCTGGCTGGAAAGGAGTACCATGGCCGGAACCTGAAGTACCTGATACTGTCAATAAACACGAGCTTGGAAATCTTGGGCTAACCTCTAAAGATGAGGCAGCCATTATTGCCTTCATGAAGACGCTCACGGACAAAACCCAACACGGAAGTGAGGAGGATACATAA
- a CDS encoding DUF362 domain-containing protein yields the protein MVKVGVVRNKDIIQSVKTAISLAGGMKIEKNSAVLIRPNANTADYPPGSTNPEVLKGAIRAVKEYDPAKIIVAEKSMTTLDTLKVMKYLGLYQAAESEGVDEILSFDDVEWKKVRPKEARSWSHGFSVPAILDEIDYSIALPIVKTHWTALFTIGLKSQISITSDPDRRQLPHGQNNDELFGNMIAETNLVNKPDFYISDATKCFVTDGPNIGTLREPGLVIASDDVVANDVFGLALLKTLGTIDKIQNRSVWEQPQIKRAVELGLGVKCRSDIQIKSEGVKEIENIAGNIA from the coding sequence ATGGTAAAAGTAGGTGTTGTCAGAAACAAGGATATAATACAATCCGTGAAAACCGCTATCTCGCTTGCTGGAGGCATGAAAATTGAAAAGAATTCCGCTGTTCTTATCAGACCGAATGCGAACACAGCAGATTACCCTCCCGGCTCAACGAATCCTGAAGTGTTAAAAGGGGCTATACGCGCGGTTAAAGAATATGATCCTGCAAAGATCATTGTCGCGGAGAAATCAATGACCACGCTGGATACATTGAAGGTGATGAAGTATCTGGGTCTGTACCAGGCAGCTGAATCGGAAGGAGTGGATGAGATCCTCTCTTTTGATGATGTGGAATGGAAAAAGGTGAGACCTAAAGAGGCCAGGTCATGGTCGCATGGTTTTTCAGTCCCCGCTATTCTTGATGAAATCGATTACTCGATCGCGCTCCCCATCGTGAAAACGCACTGGACTGCATTATTCACCATTGGGTTAAAATCCCAGATAAGCATTACCTCTGACCCTGACAGGAGACAGCTTCCTCACGGACAGAACAACGATGAGCTCTTCGGCAATATGATCGCAGAGACTAATCTTGTAAATAAACCCGATTTTTACATTTCAGATGCTACGAAATGTTTTGTAACAGATGGACCCAACATCGGGACACTGCGGGAACCAGGTCTTGTCATTGCTTCAGATGATGTTGTAGCGAATGACGTGTTTGGTCTGGCACTTTTAAAGACACTTGGTACGATAGATAAAATACAGAACAGATCGGTATGGGAGCAGCCCCAGATAAAAAGGGCAGTAGAACTTGGTCTTGGAGTTAAATGCAGGTCTGATATACAGATCAAAAGCGAAGGTGTGAAAGAGATAGAGAATATTGCAGGTAATATTGCATAG
- a CDS encoding metal-dependent hydrolase yields MDWISHLLFSLALGTIILKDMTRKKMAFVAVAGLFPDLDILWHHRSELHSPLVLLVFALLLAIQNRTLFAPLLLGFWSHSALDIFLFDNSNHTIKNLANQVVGNDSISQHIEDNIMRYTSADGIMLFYPFSAEKFSITLGEGSYAILAGLIIVIAIISFIGLYFKECRGK; encoded by the coding sequence ATGGACTGGATCTCGCATTTGCTATTTAGCCTTGCACTTGGTACAATCATATTGAAAGATATGACTCGCAAGAAAATGGCATTTGTGGCTGTTGCCGGTTTATTCCCAGATCTGGACATACTCTGGCATCATCGCAGCGAGCTGCATTCACCACTGGTATTACTTGTATTTGCACTGTTGCTTGCGATCCAAAATCGCACTCTTTTCGCTCCATTACTCTTAGGCTTCTGGTCGCATTCTGCCCTGGACATTTTTCTATTTGATAACTCGAATCATACAATTAAGAATCTGGCAAATCAGGTTGTGGGCAATGACAGCATATCCCAACATATCGAAGATAACATAATGAGATATACATCAGCCGATGGGATCATGCTCTTCTATCCATTCAGCGCTGAGAAGTTCTCCATAACCCTTGGCGAAGGGAGCTATGCGATTCTGGCAGGTCTTATCATAGTGATAGCTATAATTTCATTTATAGGGTTATATTTTAAAGAGTGCCGTGGGAAGTAA
- a CDS encoding MIP family channel protein: protein MSLFKKILAEFIGTFALVFAGTGAIIDDRLTGKLGVIGIAITFGLVVAVMVYSLGHVSKAHFNPAVTIGFASVGRFKKNEVLPYITAQIGGAIFASAVLYLMFGNARNLGATLPNGSWEQSFILEVIMTFFLMLVIISVASDTRVKPEVTGIAIGGVVAMDALFGGPISGASMNPARSLGPAIIGGIYNYQWIYLIAPIIGSLIAVSIYEFVRISETDEEMSEKKRSFV, encoded by the coding sequence ATGAGCTTATTCAAGAAAATCCTAGCAGAATTTATCGGAACATTTGCTTTGGTTTTTGCTGGAACGGGTGCTATAATTGATGATAGATTAACAGGAAAATTGGGGGTGATTGGTATTGCCATTACATTTGGATTGGTAGTTGCAGTTATGGTATATTCTTTAGGACATGTATCTAAAGCCCATTTTAATCCTGCTGTGACGATTGGATTTGCTTCAGTCGGGAGGTTTAAGAAAAATGAGGTGCTCCCTTACATTACTGCCCAAATAGGTGGTGCGATCTTTGCCAGTGCAGTGCTTTATTTAATGTTTGGTAATGCCAGGAATCTTGGCGCTACCTTGCCCAATGGTTCATGGGAACAGTCATTTATTTTAGAAGTTATAATGACTTTCTTTCTGATGCTGGTAATAATATCAGTCGCATCGGATACCAGGGTTAAACCCGAAGTTACAGGTATTGCGATCGGTGGTGTCGTAGCCATGGACGCGCTTTTCGGGGGACCAATTTCCGGGGCATCGATGAATCCGGCCAGGTCTTTAGGACCAGCGATAATTGGTGGAATATATAACTATCAATGGATATATTTGATAGCCCCAATTATTGGCTCTTTAATTGCAGTCTCAATTTATGAGTTCGTCAGGATTAGTGAAACTGATGAAGAGATGAGTGAAAAAAAAAGGTCGTTCGTTTAA
- a CDS encoding threonine synthase: protein MGVLKCRDCGTLFPEALITSCSECYGPVDTCIEDIDRSIKSKIESRYPSMWRYLEFLPLNDTRMADLNDGWTSLLRSNRLGEIIGIKNLHLKFEGTNPTQSYEDRSVSISINKAIEFNSTAIGCASTHYIADSVAAHAAKTGLKSYIFVPDTTPTEIISPLLLYGAQVLKVYRQEGDIDCQCHGNDPATCTLVTRIAEKPELGLPIVDLDLRTYFNSGYKTLSYEIAEQLGWKSPDNIVIPEGSGSLTYNMYLGFKELYESALIEDLPKFFIVQSSGCAPIVDALVHRKEMPTPLRNPMTLCENLRVGDPADGLYALRVIKDGGYGIAIEDKEGVEYAELIAKKEGIFPDFSGGLAVAGLVRLCQDNRISPTEKTVVVIPASGIKNRDYCRPDWNLNVPRISSDIAELQSYLEKEKVNLTNTVKMVVPEKLL from the coding sequence ATGGGCGTATTAAAATGTAGGGATTGTGGAACTCTTTTTCCTGAGGCTTTGATAACATCCTGTAGTGAGTGTTACGGTCCTGTGGATACATGCATAGAAGACATTGACAGGAGCATAAAAAGCAAGATAGAGAGTCGTTATCCAAGCATGTGGAGGTATTTGGAGTTCCTACCTTTAAATGATACAAGAATGGCGGATTTAAATGATGGATGGACTTCTTTACTCAGAAGTAATAGACTTGGAGAGATTATCGGCATTAAAAATCTTCATTTAAAATTTGAAGGTACTAATCCAACGCAATCTTACGAAGACCGTTCCGTAAGTATCTCCATAAATAAAGCGATTGAATTTAACAGCACTGCAATAGGATGCGCTTCTACCCATTATATTGCCGACTCTGTAGCAGCGCATGCGGCGAAAACTGGATTAAAATCTTATATCTTTGTTCCGGACACGACACCCACCGAAATAATATCCCCTCTATTATTGTATGGAGCGCAAGTATTGAAAGTTTATAGACAAGAAGGAGATATAGACTGTCAATGCCATGGGAATGATCCGGCTACATGTACATTGGTTACAAGAATCGCTGAAAAACCCGAACTGGGTTTGCCGATTGTTGACCTGGATTTGCGTACTTATTTTAATTCTGGTTATAAGACTTTGAGCTACGAGATAGCAGAGCAACTCGGATGGAAATCACCTGATAACATTGTGATTCCAGAAGGCTCAGGCTCTCTCACTTATAATATGTATTTAGGGTTTAAGGAACTGTACGAATCAGCACTAATAGAAGACTTACCTAAATTTTTTATAGTTCAATCCAGTGGTTGTGCTCCAATTGTTGATGCTCTGGTTCACAGAAAAGAAATGCCAACCCCATTAAGGAATCCCATGACTCTCTGCGAAAATCTACGAGTCGGTGATCCAGCCGATGGTCTTTATGCCCTTAGAGTAATTAAGGATGGTGGGTATGGTATCGCAATTGAGGATAAAGAAGGAGTAGAATATGCGGAATTGATCGCAAAGAAAGAAGGAATATTTCCAGATTTTAGTGGAGGGCTGGCGGTTGCCGGACTGGTAAGACTATGCCAGGATAACAGAATAAGCCCGACTGAAAAAACCGTTGTTGTGATACCTGCTTCCGGTATTAAAAACAGAGATTACTGTCGGCCAGATTGGAATTTGAATGTGCCAAGGATCTCATCAGATATTGCTGAGTTACAATCATATTTAGAAAAGGAGAAGGTAAATTTGACAAACACGGTAAAAATGGTGGTGCCGGAGAAGTTGCTATGA
- a CDS encoding MoaD/ThiS family protein produces MMIREVSVRFFGIISSETGHREIKICTDAKNIGELIVEVCNKYDNLKKRLLPSEASILNRHVRCYVNGMDIRLIREYETRLMDGDKILFLVSFAGG; encoded by the coding sequence ATGATGATTAGGGAAGTATCTGTTAGATTCTTTGGAATAATTTCCTCTGAGACAGGTCATAGGGAAATTAAAATTTGTACAGATGCAAAAAATATCGGCGAATTGATTGTTGAAGTCTGTAATAAGTACGATAACTTAAAAAAGAGGCTATTGCCTTCTGAGGCTTCAATCCTCAATAGACATGTCAGATGCTATGTAAATGGGATGGACATCCGACTTATCAGAGAGTACGAGACCAGATTAATGGACGGAGACAAAATATTATTTTTAGTTTCATTCGCAGGAGGATAA
- a CDS encoding DUF116 domain-containing protein, which translates to MVGIVICQCRGRGFFNQADISKLSTYIRENHDVKYISEHPYLCSPKLGLPFLNSLMKNDKIVTLACYQRSQKWLFNSCKGELIHVNMRDLSLKEVITELKNILPARNGENIEEIHEWFPVIDYDRCTGCGSCYDFCIFDVFDIKEDEVGVKVANPYSCKDNCPACARDCPEEAIIFAKSTEKWVAGGEGEGSSEAAVFTIKDFEYPGRTEKISNIPDLGDRQKIRELIFTNKENINCVDATAAKILNQLSLSSKFLDFTIAELKTQILSEDFSKIPYNKRVLIVPHCLRDAEKCRNHYEPLETGLQLICEECGSEQCKINPIVKVAKELGYTIYISEGATVVLKMLKEKKADAFFAIACLDSLMKAIPIVDSLKIPSGGLPLLKGGCKNTDIEIDTVIKRIRLNKVVS; encoded by the coding sequence ATGGTTGGAATTGTAATATGTCAGTGTCGAGGAAGAGGGTTTTTCAACCAGGCAGACATTAGTAAGCTCAGTACATATATAAGAGAGAACCACGATGTCAAATACATAAGTGAACATCCTTATCTATGCAGCCCAAAACTTGGCTTACCTTTTTTGAATTCTTTGATGAAAAATGACAAAATTGTAACACTCGCTTGTTACCAGAGATCGCAAAAATGGCTTTTCAACTCATGTAAGGGAGAGTTGATTCATGTTAACATGAGGGACTTAAGTCTGAAAGAAGTGATTACTGAGCTGAAAAATATATTACCTGCAAGAAATGGGGAAAATATTGAAGAAATTCATGAATGGTTTCCTGTAATTGATTATGACAGATGTACTGGATGTGGCAGCTGCTATGACTTCTGTATTTTTGATGTATTTGATATCAAGGAGGATGAAGTTGGAGTAAAAGTAGCAAATCCATATAGTTGTAAAGACAACTGTCCTGCATGTGCAAGAGATTGTCCTGAAGAAGCCATTATTTTTGCAAAATCTACGGAAAAATGGGTTGCTGGTGGAGAGGGAGAGGGATCTTCAGAAGCAGCAGTATTCACAATAAAGGATTTTGAATATCCTGGCAGAACAGAGAAGATATCAAACATACCTGATCTGGGAGATAGACAGAAAATACGTGAACTCATTTTCACAAATAAAGAGAACATTAATTGCGTTGATGCAACCGCAGCTAAAATCCTAAATCAACTGAGTTTATCGTCAAAGTTCCTCGATTTCACCATTGCAGAATTAAAGACACAGATTTTGAGTGAAGACTTCAGTAAGATTCCCTATAATAAAAGAGTTTTAATAGTACCTCATTGCCTTCGTGACGCTGAAAAATGCCGAAACCACTATGAGCCACTGGAAACTGGTTTACAACTAATCTGCGAGGAATGCGGAAGTGAGCAATGCAAGATTAATCCCATTGTTAAGGTTGCTAAGGAATTAGGTTATACTATCTATATCTCAGAGGGAGCAACGGTAGTGCTAAAAATGCTCAAAGAAAAAAAAGCTGATGCATTTTTCGCTATTGCCTGCCTGGATTCGTTGATGAAAGCCATTCCAATTGTAGATTCGTTGAAAATACCAAGCGGGGGTTTACCTTTGCTAAAAGGAGGATGCAAAAATACGGATATTGAGATCGATACAGTAATCAAGCGAATCAGATTGAATAAGGTGGTTTCATGA
- a CDS encoding NAD(P)/FAD-dependent oxidoreductase, with protein MKYDAIVVGGGPAGSFTSLKLAEKGLNVLLVERKSKNRYKPCGGGMCTRCLKLVGEPPAEVVEREVTKETLYTKTKKFSVSCSESDGKKGIVVYRNKFDAWLIDRAEKKGVEVLDKSKVDSIKLNGGVTVKLEGGQEYEAEILVGAWGASSYLYKFIGVTPPRYFTTISHELELPSSTIEEKIDGPEIYWDGDITTNGYFWIFPKKEGVSIGFTEKTKNAKGMKEKLFEIIHNHPIISQKLKGSKEMMMDGRSLYGHPMAENYVDRLHGNRFLLVGEAGGLVNFMTGEGIYYALKSAELAASVINEGDYSEKSLGRYTELCHSELIDNDLKYSAKMAKMMYGHNPQFYDRMMDAILELTEENSEIKKIMENMFSSVEYSQIYNPFMSKKGLLIRKLGLLGVMKIISR; from the coding sequence ATGAAGTATGATGCGATTGTAGTGGGAGGCGGACCAGCTGGAAGTTTCACTTCATTGAAATTAGCTGAAAAGGGTCTTAATGTTCTGCTTGTTGAAAGAAAGAGTAAGAACAGGTATAAACCATGTGGGGGAGGAATGTGTACTCGCTGCCTGAAATTGGTCGGAGAGCCACCGGCCGAGGTTGTGGAGAGGGAAGTAACAAAAGAAACGCTTTATACAAAAACCAAGAAGTTTTCAGTCTCGTGCTCTGAATCCGATGGAAAAAAAGGAATAGTGGTATACAGGAATAAATTTGATGCATGGTTAATTGATAGGGCAGAGAAAAAAGGCGTTGAAGTTTTAGATAAAAGCAAAGTAGATTCTATTAAACTGAATGGTGGAGTGACAGTAAAGTTAGAGGGAGGTCAGGAATATGAAGCTGAGATTCTGGTTGGTGCCTGGGGAGCGTCTTCTTATCTTTACAAATTCATTGGTGTTACCCCGCCAAGGTACTTTACAACTATCTCTCATGAGTTGGAACTTCCTTCCAGTACGATAGAAGAGAAAATTGACGGACCCGAAATTTACTGGGACGGGGATATAACCACTAATGGTTATTTCTGGATTTTTCCAAAAAAAGAAGGGGTTAGTATTGGTTTCACTGAAAAAACTAAAAATGCAAAAGGAATGAAAGAAAAACTCTTTGAAATAATACATAACCATCCAATTATATCCCAAAAATTGAAAGGATCCAAAGAAATGATGATGGATGGGAGATCATTGTATGGACACCCGATGGCAGAGAATTACGTGGATAGGCTTCATGGAAATCGTTTTTTGCTTGTCGGAGAGGCAGGAGGCCTGGTTAATTTCATGACTGGGGAAGGTATTTACTATGCATTAAAATCAGCGGAGTTGGCAGCATCTGTGATAAATGAAGGGGATTACTCCGAGAAAAGCTTGGGGCGTTATACTGAACTTTGTCACTCTGAATTGATTGATAATGATTTGAAATATTCTGCCAAAATGGCAAAAATGATGTATGGGCATAACCCACAATTTTACGATCGCATGATGGATGCCATATTGGAATTGACCGAGGAAAATAGTGAGATAAAAAAAATAATGGAGAATATGTTTTCCAGTGTTGAGTACAGCCAAATTTACAATCCCTTTATGTCGAAAAAAGGACTCTTAATACGCAAATTGGGTTTACTTGGCGTAATGAAAATTATATCCAGATAG
- a CDS encoding UbiA family prenyltransferase encodes MGFKETINLLNASSIVSISGGLRFYVAFLLAGKKPEISLCIAAILMVYATYTFDRAVKRKEDEINRIDEENANKNLALFIVFVSSSAAILILAENGISPILVFFPFTMGLMYSKGINIGSFSLNLKRRLGIKNCFVAFTWSFTIIALVRPHGSPQLILIFVFFFSKSFINTIIFDFKDVTGDSYAGLTTFPLHFGEASTRLMLQIIHSSLHLALIALSLLNLAEFELFILFYGWIVGIIYIFLYATSKKTISRSLVIHGEWAHMLLFRSFVDQLF; translated from the coding sequence GTGGGATTTAAGGAAACAATCAACCTTTTGAATGCATCATCCATAGTGTCGATTTCGGGAGGTCTAAGGTTTTATGTAGCTTTCCTGCTCGCTGGAAAAAAACCTGAGATTTCATTATGTATAGCTGCGATCTTAATGGTTTACGCAACATACACATTTGATAGAGCAGTTAAAAGGAAAGAAGATGAGATCAACCGAATAGACGAGGAGAATGCCAATAAAAATCTTGCTCTTTTCATAGTTTTTGTCTCTTCTTCAGCTGCCATTTTGATTCTTGCTGAGAATGGGATATCACCGATCCTAGTTTTTTTCCCCTTTACAATGGGTTTAATGTACAGCAAAGGAATCAATATCGGAAGTTTTTCACTTAATCTGAAGCGAAGGCTAGGAATTAAAAATTGTTTTGTAGCATTTACGTGGTCATTCACAATCATCGCCCTGGTGCGTCCTCATGGAAGTCCACAGCTTATTTTAATATTTGTTTTCTTTTTTTCAAAAAGTTTTATAAATACTATTATATTTGATTTCAAAGATGTAACTGGGGACTCATATGCCGGTCTTACAACTTTCCCACTGCATTTTGGAGAAGCGAGTACAAGGTTAATGCTTCAAATAATACATTCCTCTCTTCATTTAGCCCTTATTGCGCTTTCTTTATTAAACCTTGCCGAATTTGAATTATTCATTCTATTTTATGGCTGGATAGTGGGAATAATCTATATATTCCTGTACGCCACTTCTAAAAAAACTATTTCCAGGAGCCTGGTCATACATGGAGAGTGGGCTCACATGCTCTTGTTCAGGAGCTTTGTGGATCAACTTTTTTAG
- a CDS encoding winged helix-turn-helix domain-containing protein produces MEGKGLLSLLTFSGKRRDILFMLQREPKTLQEIRDRLGVTSPEIIPQIKKLEKNNLIHLEGKNYFLTEMGYIVTHSYNHLIKTLDIFEKDIEFWKRHKINGIPYEFKMRLNELGNYRIFGGTPTEIFKPHNEYIKNLLQSNCIEGVSSVLHPDYPKYINMLADRGMPISIILTEDVFKKMKEDYSAELEKGLEYNNVQVMVFNEKIEFTFTVTDLFLSMRLFFNNGTYDFYNNIISYEKSALEWGNDLFKYFEKRSKKVDPQSS; encoded by the coding sequence ATGGAAGGTAAAGGATTATTAAGTCTACTGACTTTTTCTGGAAAAAGGCGCGATATTCTATTTATGTTGCAGAGAGAGCCAAAAACGCTGCAGGAAATAAGAGATCGTTTGGGAGTAACATCTCCCGAGATAATTCCTCAAATAAAAAAGCTGGAAAAGAATAATTTAATTCACCTGGAAGGTAAGAACTACTTTTTGACTGAAATGGGGTATATAGTAACTCATTCTTATAATCACCTTATCAAGACTCTGGACATATTTGAAAAAGATATTGAATTCTGGAAAAGACATAAAATTAATGGAATACCTTACGAATTCAAAATGCGTCTTAATGAATTAGGAAATTATCGTATTTTTGGAGGTACTCCGACCGAGATTTTTAAACCTCATAATGAGTACATTAAAAATCTTTTACAATCGAATTGCATAGAAGGGGTTTCATCAGTATTGCATCCCGATTACCCGAAATACATTAACATGCTGGCAGACAGAGGCATGCCAATTTCAATCATATTGACTGAAGATGTATTTAAGAAAATGAAGGAAGATTACTCTGCCGAACTTGAAAAAGGTCTGGAATATAATAATGTACAGGTAATGGTATTCAACGAGAAAATCGAATTTACCTTTACTGTGACCGATCTTTTTTTATCCATGAGGCTTTTCTTTAATAATGGCACCTATGATTTCTATAATAATATAATAAGTTATGAAAAAAGTGCTTTAGAATGGGGGAATGATTTGTTCAAATACTTTGAAAAACGTTCTAAAAAAGTTGATCCACAAAGCTCCTGA
- a CDS encoding transposase, translating into MGKIAGRRHTREFKISIIRELESGKNPVQLSRENNIHPTMIFRWRLEYRKNPESAFSGNCNTYKETVNNHELERLVDKLYSENEFSKKVLIILEKRIQKKQIPKAE; encoded by the coding sequence ATGGGAAAAATAGCAGGAAGAAGACATACACGGGAATTCAAAATCTCTATAATTCGGGAACTTGAAAGTGGAAAGAATCCGGTGCAGCTCAGTCGTGAGAACAATATCCATCCGACCATGATATTCAGATGGAGATTGGAATATCGAAAAAATCCAGAATCCGCTTTTAGTGGCAATTGTAATACCTATAAAGAAACTGTAAACAATCATGAACTGGAAAGGCTTGTCGACAAGCTATATTCTGAGAATGAATTTTCAAAAAAAGTCTTGATTATCTTGGAAAAGAGAATACAGAAGAAACAGATTCCAAAGGCGGAGTGA